A single region of the Lotus japonicus ecotype B-129 chromosome 4, LjGifu_v1.2 genome encodes:
- the LOC130709910 gene encoding myb-related protein 306: MGRPPCCDKIGIKKGPWTPEEDIILVSYIQEHGPGNWRSVPTNTGLMRCSKSCRLRWTNYLRPGIKRGNFTDQEEKMIIHLQALLGNRWAAIASYLPQRTDNDIKNFWNTHLKKKLNKDQSGSEEGHDHEGHSPSSSSSQQIKGQWERRLQTDIHMAKQALSDALSLNNVSPETKPSPSHASTTYASSYENIARLMENWVKTTPSSVETNSSSGYSISNVVTTGSSSSEGGQSTTTCAQDHAFDYLLTFKLCDGGSRSRSVEENNKKEGIFQDLKTGFETQVPLTLLEKWLCDEGAAQCHEDLINMSLEESSTGLF; encoded by the exons ATGGGCAGACCACCTTGCTGTGACAAAATTGGCATTAAGAAAGGACCTTGGACCCCAGAGGAGGACATCATCTTGGTCTCTTACATTCAAGAACACGGACCAGGGAACTGGAGATCAGTTCCTACCAATACCG gtTTGATGAGATGCAGTAAAAGCTGTAGACTTAGATGGACTAACTATCTTCGTCCCGGTATCAAACGAGGTAACTTCACGGATCAAGAGGAGAAGATGATCATCCACCTCCAAGCCCTTTTGGGAAACAG ATGGGCTGCTATAGCTTCATACCTTCCTCAGAGGACAGACAATGACATAAAGAATTTCTGGAACACCCATTTGAAGAAGAAGCTAAACAAAGACCAAAGTGGGAGTGAAGAGGGTCATGACCATGAAGGACATtctccttcctcttcttcttcccaacAGATAAAGGGTCAGTGGGAGAGAAGGCTCCAAACAGATATCCACATGGCCAAACAAGCCTTATCTGATGCTTTGTCCCTTAATAATGTTTCACCTGAAACCAAGCCCTCACCTTCTCATGCATCCACCACATACGCATCAAGCTATGAAAACATTGCTCGATTGATGGAAAACTGGGTGAAAACAACTCCAAGTTCAGTTGAGACAAACTCCTCATCAGGTTATTCAATCAGCAACGTGGTCACCACTGGATCTAGTTCTAGTGAAGGAGGGCAATCCACCACGACGTGCGCGCAAGATCATGCTTTTGATTACTTGTTGACCTTCAAATTATGTGATGGCGGATCTCGATCTAGGTCAGTTGAAGAGAACAACAAGAAGGAGGGTATCTTCCAAGATCTGAAGACAGGTTTCGAGACACAAGTCCCTCTCACGCTGCTGGAGAAGTGGCTCTGTGATGAAGGAGCTGCTCAATGCCATGAAGATCTCATAAACATGTCACTGGAAGAAAGTTCCACAGGTTTGTTTTAG